TCCAAGATCACTTATCTGTGAGTTAAGAATTCTGGTGAAGGACCAGGTTTGGTGGAGAAGTTCATAGATAATCTACTAGATGGCTTCAAACTATGAATTATAacacaaaatttgaaaattatagacCAGGAGTGTTTGATGTTTATAAAGTAGAATGATATTTCAGACATCTTGTTTAATAGGATTAAGAAAAtgaccagggaaagggggtgggaagaaataaatttgggaatttgagacatataaatgttagccactataaacataaatagattttaaataagtttcttctgtacagcacagggaagtatgttcaatatcttataataacctttaacaaaaaagaaatatgaaaacaaacaaaaaagaaaaagtcatttattTGTAAGTGAAAGCAGAATCTGATGCCTGAATTCAAGACTATgttattccatttctttctacAGAAAAAAAGTAGTCATAAGACAGGAAAAACAGCTGATTAAATAGCACGTGTATCATAATAATTCCTGAACAGATGGATTTCCTATTCAactaaaatatgtcatttttctcctcatttcaAGAATGGACATAAGATTCTGAGTAACAAATTATTACATGTTATGATGGAGTTCAAAAATGTGCAAATAAGATGTTCAGTTTCAAACTGGCTGAAGTTTagggaaatgggaagagaaatAATGATTTTGGTTGACAGAGACAGGGATATTTGGGGTAATGGTGATGCAAGGCAGATGGTAGAACCTGTTGACATGATGACTCCTGGACTAAGTGACTCCAAGAAACAGTTTCACTTTATAGTTAAAATCATCTATGAACTTtctattttcttgttaatttatACACAATTTGCCAGAGAGATACTATGATTTCATTGACTTCTATGAAAATCTTTGTTGTTGAAATGTGTTCACAGTTTCTTCAAAGAGATTGTACTTATTACTCATTTACCTTAAAAGGTATAGGACGAAATGACTGATACGGTCACCTACTATACTCCTATACCTCAGGTTTCTCTATAGCCATAGTTCTGATTCTGGCTGTTTCCACTCTTCTCCAAGCAGTGTGTTAAAACTGAAAGGCTTGAAGTACTCCAGACGATGactaaatgcaaagaaaaagaaggtggGAATTTAAATGAACTATGCATTTGTGAAAAAACTGCCCCGAAGGGCTATATATTTTGTCACATCTGCGATAGGACAACATTCTACTTTAAGAATATCGAAGGTAAGATGTATCCTATGTGTACAATTTTCTCATTCTAGTAATCAAACATTCAGCTCTGAAAATATTCACCCATATCTCAAAGCACTCTCCTTTCAATTCTACAAATAGCTAGCTCCCTCACagctaaagggagaaataaaaatcagcCCTCAAACCTGACTCATCCCATCTAGCCTTAAAGGAATCATATTATGCTCTTATAGATGTTTTCATAGTCAGACTTTGATGTAACTTATATCAATTACATaaacaattgtttttaaaagtttcaacTCAACAGATTAAAGGATAGACTCCTTTACCAAAGCAAGGTAGGTTTATGTAAAACAGTattaattctatttcttttccttccaggaaAAACCATTTAATGATTAGGAAGCTTTCCACTGTGGCTTAATGAGGAGAGAAAGGCTTTGCTAATACGCTGCAGTAGAACTCAGCTCTGTAGGAAATCACTCCGCCCTGGCTCTGCCCTAGCCAATGGCATAATTATACTTTTATCTAGAGTAAGACTCCAGTAATGTATAAAAAAGAAGCTTGAATACAGGAAAGTATTAGTTTGCGAAGAGGCAGAGAAACAAACCATCTTGATATGAAAGCCCTGAATGAGTTGCATCTAGAGTCCTGTCCCACTCTGCCCACCTGACCAGGCTGAACCAGTTTTAGAGTCACAAGTGTCAATCCAGATTAAGCGGTCAAGGAAACAACAGCAAAGgataagagaaaggaagggagaaagagggccaggactggggagaaaagcaaggggaaaagggaaaaatgtgTCAGGCAGAATAAACAGGTaagaatagataaaaagcaaagtAGAGCAAAGTAAGGGCATACAGGAAGGACAAGGGAGAATAAGGACAGTGCAGTACTTTCCAAGGGTAAAAAGGCAGGAAAGTTAGTCTACCATGCTGCAAAGCCCACTGGGATGTCTCTGGTAGGCTTTTCTAAGCATGCAGACTCACCAGACTATCTTGGCCACTTGACTACAATGCTATACAGCAGGAGTCTCAGGTTGCCCCAGGACAGAATCTGGCTTTCCTCCCTAAGGGGGAAGTGTTTGCAGCAGTCCATGTAGCATTCATAAGGCTGTCTGGGAACTACATTCTTCATAAGTGACTGCTTCAGGTGCAAAGAGATCAGACTCAAAATGGGAAAGTGTGGGAGATACCTTGGCTTACATGCCTGCTGCCCCACAGGAAATagtatattttgtaataactctCTAGACATAGCTTCCAGGGTCCCCACAGGGAACATAACTATTAAAGGGAAACCAGAAGCCATGCTATCCCCATCTATGTTGCCTAGAAATACAGTTGACATTTTTATCCTTATGAGGTTACAGGAGAAAAGAATTAGAGAGTTAACTTAAGGTCAGAGTCAAGCAGCAGGGGAAAGGATTTATTAACCCTTTGCTCACATCAGGAAACACAGATGCCTCTGGCCATTAAGCTCTGAAAGGAACCATAAATGAATTGGCAGCCATACTTTTATACCAGCTGTTGCAGTACTCATTAAGCAAGACTTTTCTTACATTGCTATGGAAATATAAGTGCTTTACTGACAGTAGTGAGAGAGACTATGTTTGTCCAAAGTCAGTCTATCAAATACTTACTCAAGATCATTGGGAAACAAAGCACTCTACTCAGTGCTTTTACACATGTATTCTTCGATCAAAAAATGTTACTACTACTCTACGAAGAATTAATTTCAAAAAACTCTTATAGTCGggacatattttcatttattttctacttacaAATCAGGTTTTTGTCCTTGCTGCAGTTCATGCTGAGGTACAGGGTAAAGAGCTTCAtagtttcttttgtcttttgatcCATGAATTGCAAATGAATTGAATTTTGTCACATTTGGTGGAAAATAACTCCAAGGAAGATAAGCTTTACCTTCCCATTTTGTCTCTCCTCTGGACACTTTGAATGATAGATCAAGTTCTTGCTACAGAAACAACATGTGACACACAAAAtggaaattcatatttatactttaaacatttaaaatatgcatatatacaagATACATGGAATtttgtctcatatttttatttacttactttccACACATTTCTTCTACCAGAGAGTAAAAGCACCAAATGCTGTCCGTGGCtgtcaaaattaaaattcctCATGAGtgtttgaaagaaagaaacattattttttggACTATTTATCATATCTGTGATGTGTGTGCTTATAactaaattttcaaataattaaaagatgCAATATAAATACTGGATAATTATAGGGAGAGCCAGTGTGTTCAGTTACTTAGAAATGGCATCTTTGATTTTACCACTTTTCAAGCAATTGCAGTCAAATGCATAAAACTATACATGTTCAGactgcttttcatattctttaaataagaaattatataaaatacttcAATTGGTTAGATGATGCAAAGTATGAAAAGAGGGCAGAGGTATACCACGGTATCTGGAGTTCATAATAAACCTGTTTTGAAACTTAAAGTATCCCAAAGGAAGCTGGCACCAATTTCCAGGTCAAAATCCAACAACTTTACTAAAGGTTATTCTGTAAGAAAACTGTCTTGAAGATCATTaggaagatataaaataaaaatatagattgtCTAAAACTACTCAGCAGGCTGAAGACTTTAATTTGTATCTATTCTCATACACAACTGTTCTGGACCTGTCTGCCTCTTGtgttttcctgctttctcccATCAGTTCTGACACTGATGTCACACTTTCAAAAAGAAGCACAATACACCCTCAAAAGAAAGCTCTAATAAGAGCACATAATTGGGATTAGACAGGTCAGTAAGAATCAAAGAATTTCAAATAGTTACATGAAGCAAATTTACTGTCTGTGGAAAAGACTGCATCTAAACATTCTGACACAGATGGTCTGTTGGGAGCTTCTCAGGAAGGATTTCCTTCAAGAAACTAGTCTAACAGAAGACAAGTATTCCTTTCCATTTAAAAGTCCTCTGCTTATTTTTATCGTTATGACACAACTTTAAGAATATCCTGAGGAATAAAATTTCTTGCAAATTCAAATAAGAATACTCTTCATATTGCTTTCCTAGAGGTTAATTGTCACAGGAGTTGACTGCCTAAAGCACAAACATGATTCCTGATTATTAACTGTCCTAATCTATCTAAAACCAAACAACTCTAGggatttcttttaacttttaactttattaattttatgcaTAGTGATTATCGTATAATTTCTAAACAAAAGAGAATCTAATTATCCTATGTATCCTGTGATAAGTCATCACTTTATGAAAGTCAACTGATATTATCATCCAACAAAATTTAAACTAAGGATGTAACTTTATAATTCTAGTAGATCCAAGTTCTTATCTATCTTTTGGACAAGTTATAAACCTATTTGCCTTAGCTTTCTCATGTCTATGGTGAAATTTTCTTATCTCATATGATAGTTTATAAGAATTAATCATACTTTTAATAAGATTTTGGCATGTTAGTTGAAAGGTAACACACAAAGATACAAAATTACTCttctgaaaaatataattatgaacAGCTGTATTTTCCACAAAAGCATTAGCAAGAAATcgaaacaatggaaaagaaaacgatatctaaaatctcatttaaatcaGTTGTTTGGGACTCTGCTCACTCTACAAAAGGACAAAGGTTACTAGATAATAGATACTGAGAAGTATtcaaatgtcattaaaaaataaataatggcaatataaaaaatatatcacTACTAGGTATTaacttaaaatttcttataatttaGATAATACGTGGGCATAAATTTACTTTTTGCcatctacagaaaaaaattgccTACCAGATAGAATTCTCAAAGACTGATTAAATTTGAACAGAGACAGCCCAAGGTTAACATTTCTATTGAGTCTAGGAAAAGCCACATGTGATTTAGTTTTTATCCCTGGCACTGAACAAAAAGTGATACAGTATAtactcaataaatgaataaagaataaaggaaggaatACATGAATATgtaattatgtaatatataaaattaaagtttaatcTAGCCATTAAACGAATCccctaaaagaaacattttcataaaCTGGTTCAATTGTTATATCTATATGCCTCTCTTTGTTTCTAAGTAGCTAATATTTAATAATGCAAAGTTACAGAATAAATAATGAGAGGgattctgggattttttttatagAGTTTCtgtcttgaaataatttttttcattttgcaaaaagaATCCTTCAAAGTTATTAGAAAATCAACTACACTAGTGAATTAAAAATAGTATCAGTACACTTCCAAAAA
The nucleotide sequence above comes from Camelus dromedarius isolate mCamDro1 chromosome 1, mCamDro1.pat, whole genome shotgun sequence. Encoded proteins:
- the LOC105087069 gene encoding UPF0462 protein C4orf33 isoform X1; this encodes MDFKIEHTWDEFPVKHEPVFVRVNPGDGGVMMEISAPFFNDPPAPLGEPGKPFNELWDYEVVEAFFLNDITEQYLEVELCPHGQHLVLLLSGRRNVWKQELDLSFKVSRGETKWEGKAYLPWSYFPPNVTKFNSFAIHGSKDKRNYEALYPVPQHELQQGQKPDFHRLEYFKPFSFNTLLGEEWKQPESELWL